The following proteins are encoded in a genomic region of Hymenobacter siberiensis:
- a CDS encoding Brp/Blh family beta-carotene 15,15'-dioxygenase, whose amino-acid sequence MTNSLGTLASDWSQRRYSYAAVLVLVGLGAAFPGRAGLLLGLPLAVGMVVLGVAHGACDQFVVPASHPGSTADGWRYWLRFLAGYLGLAAAVGLLWWHWPAATVAGFLLLTVWHWGSADAPAGPLVSAGWWLAHSLLRGLLLFAVPAWQWPAETAGIVNGLLRFVGTGTMGPGTFAAGATGLAVVVAVGHVVLWARYAARQQWPLLVAELGEVLILAVLFVALPPKLSVGVYFVFWHSLQHVLRLTGWLGYAGPGQLPGTSRGNLLARLAFFLRRAAPLLLISCVALLVLGRLLAAHLPDETAWFSLALVVASIVTLPHALLVTVVMDAPQWRPAAR is encoded by the coding sequence ATGACTAACTCGCTTGGCACATTGGCTTCTGACTGGTCTCAGCGGCGCTATTCCTACGCGGCTGTGCTGGTGCTGGTGGGGCTGGGCGCGGCCTTTCCGGGCCGGGCCGGGCTGCTGCTGGGTTTGCCGCTGGCCGTGGGCATGGTGGTGCTGGGCGTGGCGCACGGAGCCTGCGACCAGTTTGTGGTACCGGCCAGCCACCCGGGAAGCACGGCCGACGGCTGGCGCTACTGGCTGCGGTTTTTGGCCGGCTACCTGGGCCTGGCGGCGGCGGTGGGCCTGCTGTGGTGGCATTGGCCGGCGGCCACGGTGGCCGGCTTCTTGTTGCTCACGGTGTGGCACTGGGGCTCGGCCGATGCACCGGCCGGGCCATTGGTATCGGCCGGCTGGTGGCTGGCGCATAGTCTGCTGCGGGGCCTGCTGCTATTTGCGGTGCCCGCCTGGCAATGGCCCGCCGAAACGGCCGGCATCGTGAACGGGCTGCTCCGGTTTGTGGGCACGGGCACAATGGGACCCGGCACGTTTGCGGCCGGGGCTACTGGCCTGGCGGTGGTAGTAGCGGTGGGGCACGTAGTACTATGGGCACGGTATGCCGCCCGGCAGCAGTGGCCGCTGCTGGTGGCCGAGCTGGGCGAAGTCCTCATCCTGGCGGTGCTGTTTGTAGCCTTGCCGCCCAAGCTGTCGGTGGGCGTGTATTTCGTGTTCTGGCACAGCCTGCAGCACGTGCTGCGCCTCACGGGCTGGCTTGGCTATGCCGGGCCGGGCCAGCTGCCGGGAACCAGCCGGGGCAATTTGCTGGCGCGGCTGGCTTTTTTTCTGCGGCGGGCGGCTCCGCTGCTGCTCATCAGCTGCGTGGCGCTGCTGGTATTGGGCCGCCTGCTGGCCGCCCACCTGCCCGACGAAACCGCCTGGTTCAGCCTGGCCCTGGTGGTGGCCTCCATCGTGACACTGCCCCACGCCTTGCTCGTGACGGTGGTAATGGATGCCCCGCAGTGGCGGCCGGCTGCGCGGTGA
- the pnuC gene encoding nicotinamide riboside transporter PnuC: MFALLLLDIPTSFVQYWHATTPLELVAVLTGFACVWLAARESIWNFPVAIISCLLYVFVYYRARLYSDCYLQVLFIVLSLYGWYEWLYGGRNATELGVTHATRREWLLGAVFVVAFTLGFGYYLHYNTDASLPHLDSFTTAGSIVAQYLLTRKRLENWLIWILVDLIYVPVLWCKDLYPTSILYALYLGLAAYGYRQWRRELARPVAALPASVAG, encoded by the coding sequence GTGTTTGCTCTTTTGTTGCTCGATATTCCGACCTCGTTTGTGCAGTACTGGCACGCCACCACCCCGCTGGAGCTGGTGGCCGTGCTTACGGGGTTTGCCTGCGTATGGCTGGCCGCGCGCGAGTCCATCTGGAACTTCCCGGTGGCCATCATCAGCTGCCTGCTCTACGTATTCGTCTATTACCGGGCGCGGCTCTATTCCGACTGCTACCTCCAGGTCCTGTTCATCGTCCTGAGCCTCTACGGCTGGTACGAGTGGCTGTATGGCGGGCGTAATGCCACCGAGCTGGGCGTGACGCATGCTACCCGCCGCGAGTGGCTGCTGGGCGCGGTATTCGTCGTGGCCTTCACGTTGGGCTTTGGTTACTACCTTCATTACAATACCGATGCCTCGCTGCCCCACCTCGACAGCTTCACTACGGCCGGCAGCATCGTGGCCCAGTACCTGCTCACCCGCAAGCGCCTCGAAAACTGGCTGATTTGGATACTGGTCGACCTGATTTACGTGCCCGTGCTCTGGTGCAAAGACCTGTATCCCACTAGCATACTCTACGCCCTCTACCTGGGGCTGGCTGCTTACGGCTACCGGCAGTGGCGGCGCGAGCTGGCCCGGCCCGTAGCCGCATTGCCTGCATCCGTTGCCGGCTGA
- the hrpB gene encoding ATP-dependent helicase HrpB — protein sequence MNKPFVLPPLPDLPIIAALPALRAALATNSRVVLEAPPGAGKTTVVPLELLAAEWRHPGDKILVLEPRQLAVRGAAARLAQLLGEPVGRTIGYRVRLDSKVSKDTRVEVITEGILTRMIQDDPALEGVAAVVFDEFHERSLNADLGLALALDAQAVLRPELRILIMSATLEAQRLGQWLPAPVVSSAGFLFPIDTHYLDPRRASALPNKPNERLAELVPKQVREALATHEGDILVFLPGVGDLQRSVRKLESLADNIDLHLLHGELPLETQDAALRPAKAGRRKVILATSIAETSLTIEGVRVVIDGGFARVPRFVPRTGFTTLETVPVARAAADQRRGRAGRLGPGTCYRLWTEAEHHHLPAHRPPEIHTADLSSLALELALWGATEPTNLRWLDVPPAAAFSQAQELLVRLGALSELKVRSEELRVDANSPTLHSSLLTFNSAKPTPHGRKLAALGLPPRLGHLVVRGQELGHGAAAASLAALLAERDLLRWAAPTDTRPAPPDLRLRLEALQSGRPPLPGLALHHATLQRVRDVAHNLTSRLGKPAHPPTHQSTHPPVGLLTALAYPDRLAQRETPDRLRLVTGQRVSLNTTDVDPQATFFAVAHLAGTASAPRATLAAPLDQEELELAFADQITTTDEVRYDTTTQRVTGRRVRRLGALLLDEKVIGQPEPALVARALLAYLQEAGVSKLNWTPAARQLQQRLAFLQQHFPAPAPGLTTDNEQQTTTAWPTFDDATLALELADWLGSHLAGLKTLDQVQRLDLYEPLLARLPGGWNQRQELDRLAPAALEVPSGSHITLDYSDAAAPVLAVKLQELFGLTETPTVAAGRVPLLLHLLSPGGRPAQVTRDLRSFWEKGYFEVRKDLKGRYPRHPWPDKPMEHIPTRLTKKRLG from the coding sequence GTGAATAAGCCGTTCGTCCTGCCGCCCCTCCCCGATTTGCCCATCATCGCGGCGCTGCCCGCGCTGCGGGCCGCCCTGGCGACCAACAGCCGCGTGGTGCTGGAAGCGCCGCCCGGCGCGGGCAAAACTACCGTGGTGCCGCTGGAGCTGCTGGCCGCCGAATGGCGCCATCCCGGGGACAAAATTCTGGTGCTGGAACCGCGCCAGCTGGCCGTGCGCGGGGCCGCCGCCCGCCTGGCCCAGCTGCTGGGCGAGCCCGTGGGCCGCACCATCGGCTACCGCGTGCGGCTGGACAGTAAGGTGAGCAAGGACACCCGCGTGGAGGTCATCACCGAAGGCATTCTCACGCGCATGATTCAGGACGACCCGGCGCTGGAGGGCGTGGCCGCCGTGGTATTTGATGAATTCCATGAGCGGAGTCTGAACGCCGACCTCGGCCTGGCCCTGGCGCTGGATGCGCAGGCCGTGCTGCGGCCCGAGCTGCGGATTCTGATAATGAGCGCCACGCTGGAAGCCCAGCGGCTGGGGCAGTGGCTGCCCGCGCCGGTGGTATCGTCGGCCGGTTTTCTGTTTCCGATTGATACGCATTACCTCGACCCGCGCCGCGCCTCAGCCCTGCCCAACAAGCCCAACGAGCGGCTGGCCGAGCTGGTGCCCAAGCAAGTGCGGGAGGCGCTGGCAACCCACGAAGGCGACATTCTGGTTTTCCTGCCCGGCGTGGGCGACCTGCAGCGCAGCGTCCGCAAGCTCGAATCATTAGCCGATAACATCGACCTGCACCTGCTGCACGGCGAGTTGCCCCTCGAAACCCAGGACGCTGCCCTGCGGCCTGCGAAAGCCGGCCGACGCAAGGTTATCCTCGCCACCAGCATTGCCGAAACCAGCCTCACCATTGAGGGGGTGCGGGTGGTGATTGATGGGGGCTTTGCGCGGGTGCCGCGCTTTGTGCCCCGCACCGGCTTCACTACCCTCGAAACCGTGCCCGTGGCCCGCGCCGCCGCCGACCAGCGCCGGGGCCGCGCCGGCCGCCTCGGCCCCGGCACCTGCTACCGCCTCTGGACCGAAGCCGAGCACCACCACCTGCCCGCCCACCGCCCGCCCGAAATCCACACCGCCGACCTCAGCAGCCTCGCCCTGGAGCTGGCCCTTTGGGGCGCTACGGAGCCCACCAACCTGCGCTGGCTGGACGTGCCGCCGGCGGCAGCGTTTAGTCAGGCGCAGGAATTGTTGGTTAGGCTGGGAGCTTTATCAGAGTTAAAAGTTAGGAGTGAAGAGTTAAGGGTTGATGCCAACTCGCCAACTCTTCACTCTTCACTCCTAACTTTTAACTCGGCGAAGCCAACCCCCCACGGCCGAAAACTCGCCGCCCTGGGCCTGCCGCCCCGCCTGGGCCACCTCGTAGTGCGCGGCCAGGAGCTGGGCCACGGCGCAGCCGCCGCCTCCCTGGCTGCCTTGCTGGCCGAGCGCGACCTGCTGCGCTGGGCCGCCCCCACCGACACCCGCCCCGCCCCGCCCGACCTGCGCCTGCGCCTTGAAGCGCTGCAAAGTGGCCGCCCGCCCCTGCCCGGCCTGGCCCTGCACCACGCCACGCTACAGCGGGTGCGCGACGTGGCCCACAACCTCACCAGCCGCCTGGGCAAGCCGGCCCACCCACCCACCCACCAATCCACCCACCCACCCGTGGGCCTCCTCACCGCGCTGGCCTATCCCGACCGGCTGGCCCAGCGCGAAACCCCTGACCGCCTGCGCCTGGTAACCGGCCAGCGCGTCAGCCTGAACACCACCGACGTAGACCCGCAAGCCACCTTTTTCGCGGTGGCGCATCTGGCGGGCACGGCCTCGGCGCCACGGGCCACGCTGGCCGCCCCGCTGGACCAGGAGGAATTGGAGCTGGCCTTCGCCGACCAGATTACAACCACCGATGAAGTGCGCTACGACACCACCACCCAGCGCGTAACCGGCCGCCGGGTGCGCCGCCTGGGCGCGTTGCTACTCGATGAAAAAGTCATCGGCCAGCCCGAACCGGCTTTGGTGGCCCGCGCCCTGCTGGCCTATTTGCAGGAAGCCGGTGTAAGCAAGCTGAACTGGACGCCAGCCGCCCGCCAGCTGCAGCAGCGGCTGGCGTTTCTGCAGCAGCACTTCCCTGCTCCCGCCCCCGGCCTGACAACTGATAACGAACAACAAACAACTACTGCCTGGCCGACTTTTGATGATGCCACACTAGCGCTGGAGCTGGCCGACTGGCTCGGCTCGCACCTCGCCGGCCTCAAAACCCTCGACCAGGTGCAGCGCCTCGACCTCTACGAGCCGCTGCTGGCCCGCCTGCCCGGCGGCTGGAACCAGCGCCAGGAGCTGGACCGCCTAGCCCCGGCCGCGCTGGAAGTGCCCAGTGGCTCGCACATCACCCTGGATTACAGCGATGCCGCCGCCCCGGTGCTGGCCGTGAAGCTCCAGGAGTTATTCGGCCTCACCGAAACGCCCACCGTGGCCGCTGGGCGCGTGCCGCTGCTGCTGCATCTGCTCTCGCCCGGCGGCCGGCCGGCGCAGGTAACGCGCGACTTGCGCAGCTTCTGGGAGAAGGGCTATTTTGAGGTGCGCAAGGATTTGAAGGGGCGCTACCCGCGCCACCCCTGGCCCGATAAGCCGATGGAACATATTCCGACCCGGCTAACGAAGAAGCGGCTGGGATAA
- a CDS encoding rhodanese-like domain-containing protein, translated as MQNSPLEISPEDLHRRLQAGDDIQLIDVREEMEFEYCHLPGSLLLPLDELPRRAAEIRTEGPVVVICHHGVRSAHALGYLRQRLGRTNVSNLRGGVDAWALQVDPAFPTY; from the coding sequence ATGCAAAACAGCCCCCTCGAAATCAGCCCCGAAGACCTGCACCGCCGCCTGCAAGCCGGCGACGACATCCAGCTCATCGACGTGCGCGAGGAAATGGAGTTCGAGTACTGCCACCTGCCCGGCAGCCTGTTGCTGCCCCTGGACGAGCTACCGCGCCGCGCTGCCGAAATCCGCACCGAAGGGCCGGTGGTGGTCATTTGCCACCATGGGGTGCGCTCGGCCCACGCCCTAGGCTACCTGCGCCAGCGCCTGGGCCGCACCAACGTCAGCAACCTACGCGGCGGCGTCGATGCCTGGGCCTTGCAAGTCGATCCGGCGTTTCCCACGTATTAG
- a CDS encoding GMC family oxidoreductase → MTPTEYDYIVIGAGSAGCAVAARLSERPELQVLVLEAGGPDAQQEIHVPAAFPHLFKTALDWDYMTVPQAGLNGRREFNPRGKMLGGSSSINAMIFMRGNPNDYNRWAEMGNRGWAYQDLLPYFRKTQHQERGESVHHGVNGPINIANLRDPNPLSLAFVEAATQADYAPNDDFNDGEQTGFGLYQVTQKNGMRCSAAGGYLHPALTRENLTAITHAHVTELLIEDGRCVGVAYMHDGQPQQVRARREVILSGGTINSPQVLLLSGIGPAEHLRQHGIPVKLDLPGVGQNLQDHIFLPVAYHCTQPVSLADATSPEQGARFQNEQMGMLTSNIGEAGGFIDLGIDGSPEIQFHFSPSWFIHHGAGNPAGHGYTLLPGVVRPHSTGSVTLNSADPFDKALVDPNYYGDPHDMELMKQSVAAAFAIAEQPAFAPYRGERHLPGPDVTTPEALENFIRDYTMTIYHPVGTCKMGHDALAVVDDTLKVHGIAGLRVADASIMPIIINGNSNIPTMVIGEKCADLLLQDLDAAATAQDLAMVGASAAE, encoded by the coding sequence ATGACTCCAACAGAATACGATTACATTGTGATTGGCGCCGGCTCGGCCGGCTGCGCGGTAGCGGCCCGGCTCAGTGAGCGGCCCGAGCTGCAGGTGCTGGTGCTCGAAGCCGGCGGCCCCGATGCCCAACAGGAGATTCACGTGCCGGCCGCCTTCCCGCACCTCTTCAAAACGGCCCTTGACTGGGACTACATGACCGTGCCGCAGGCCGGCCTCAACGGGCGGCGCGAGTTCAACCCACGGGGCAAGATGCTGGGCGGTTCGAGCTCCATCAACGCCATGATTTTCATGCGCGGCAATCCGAATGACTACAACCGCTGGGCCGAAATGGGCAACCGGGGCTGGGCCTACCAGGACCTGCTGCCCTACTTCCGCAAAACCCAGCATCAGGAGCGCGGCGAGAGCGTCCACCACGGCGTGAACGGCCCCATCAACATCGCCAACCTGCGCGACCCCAACCCCCTGAGCCTGGCCTTCGTGGAAGCCGCCACCCAGGCCGACTACGCTCCCAACGACGACTTCAACGACGGCGAGCAAACCGGCTTTGGCCTTTACCAGGTGACCCAGAAAAACGGAATGCGCTGCAGCGCCGCCGGCGGCTACCTGCACCCCGCCCTGACCCGCGAAAACCTCACGGCCATCACCCACGCCCACGTCACGGAGCTGCTCATTGAGGACGGCCGCTGCGTGGGCGTGGCCTACATGCACGACGGCCAGCCGCAGCAGGTGCGGGCCCGGCGCGAAGTCATCCTCAGCGGCGGCACCATCAACTCTCCCCAAGTGCTGCTGCTCTCCGGCATCGGGCCGGCCGAGCACCTGCGCCAGCACGGCATTCCGGTGAAGCTCGACCTGCCCGGCGTGGGTCAGAACCTGCAGGACCACATTTTCCTGCCCGTGGCCTACCACTGCACCCAGCCGGTTTCGCTGGCTGATGCCACCTCGCCCGAGCAGGGGGCCCGCTTCCAGAACGAGCAGATGGGCATGCTCACCTCCAACATCGGTGAGGCCGGGGGCTTCATTGATTTGGGTATCGACGGCTCGCCCGAAATTCAGTTTCACTTCAGCCCCAGCTGGTTCATCCACCACGGCGCGGGCAACCCCGCCGGGCATGGCTACACCCTGCTGCCGGGCGTGGTGCGCCCCCACAGCACGGGCAGCGTCACCCTCAACTCGGCCGACCCCTTCGACAAAGCCCTGGTGGACCCCAACTACTACGGCGACCCGCACGACATGGAGCTGATGAAGCAGAGCGTGGCCGCCGCCTTCGCCATCGCCGAGCAGCCCGCCTTCGCCCCCTACCGCGGCGAACGCCACCTGCCCGGCCCCGACGTGACCACGCCCGAAGCCCTCGAAAACTTCATCCGCGATTACACGATGACTATCTACCACCCCGTGGGCACCTGCAAAATGGGCCACGACGCGCTGGCCGTCGTCGATGACACCCTGAAGGTGCACGGCATTGCCGGGCTGCGCGTGGCCGATGCCTCCATCATGCCCATCATCATCAACGGCAACAGCAACATCCCGACGATGGTCATCGGGGAGAAGTGCGCCGACCTGCTATTGCAGGACCTGGACGCCGCCGCAACAGCCCAGGACCTGGCCATGGTTGGTGCCTCAGCCGCGGAATAA
- a CDS encoding aldose epimerase family protein yields MLRVSLTGPESTGKSTLATQLAAHYGTSFAPEFAREYLAQSGSHYTPEDLEEIARGQLAAEAEAATRAHNNLVFCDSDLLVIKIWAEHSFGSCPEWILRTIDEQQYDLALLMGVDLPWEPDPLREHPHLRQHFYDLYRRELSERMANFAEIAGSGERRFAQARFLVDELLRTAAQASAQVLEEPRMSYHPTYYTLNTPACQATFVARGAELTSLRTTADDLEYIWPADPAVWARHAPVLFPLVGRLPNDAYSYEGRDYKLPQHGFARDQEFAVLRHTATELVFRLQHDETTRAIFPFAFELVITYTLRDAELTVRWDVRNPATDAPLLFSIGAHPAVRCPLSPDEKFEDYYFEFDHPVTLERYLLAGGLLTGQTAPVLIQARQLPLTYSLFADDALVFKHYDFSGLTLRSRKSAHFVRFQFDGFPYLGLWTKGPGASFVCVEPWHGIASAAGKPGELSEKEGILTLEPGQVFTAAYTIEVG; encoded by the coding sequence TTGCTGCGCGTTTCCCTCACCGGCCCGGAATCCACGGGCAAATCGACCCTGGCTACCCAGTTGGCGGCGCACTACGGTACCTCTTTTGCCCCTGAGTTTGCCCGCGAATACCTGGCCCAGTCCGGCTCGCACTATACTCCCGAAGACCTGGAGGAAATAGCCCGGGGCCAGCTCGCGGCCGAAGCCGAAGCCGCCACCCGCGCCCACAACAACCTGGTGTTCTGCGATAGCGACCTGCTGGTGATAAAGATATGGGCCGAACATTCCTTCGGCTCCTGCCCCGAATGGATTCTGCGCACCATCGACGAGCAGCAGTACGACCTGGCCCTGCTCATGGGCGTGGACCTGCCCTGGGAGCCCGACCCCCTGCGCGAGCATCCGCACCTGCGCCAGCATTTTTACGACCTGTACCGGCGCGAGCTAAGCGAGCGCATGGCCAACTTTGCCGAAATTGCCGGCTCCGGCGAGCGCCGCTTTGCCCAGGCTCGCTTCTTGGTTGATGAGCTGCTGCGCACGGCTGCTCAGGCCTCGGCTCAAGTTTTAGAAGAACCCCGCATGTCGTACCACCCTACCTACTACACCCTCAACACGCCCGCCTGCCAGGCCACGTTTGTCGCCCGCGGGGCCGAGCTCACCAGCCTGCGCACCACCGCCGACGACCTCGAATACATCTGGCCCGCCGACCCTGCCGTGTGGGCCCGGCACGCGCCCGTGCTGTTTCCGCTGGTGGGCCGCCTGCCCAACGATGCTTACTCCTACGAGGGCCGCGACTACAAGCTGCCACAGCACGGTTTCGCCCGCGACCAGGAGTTTGCCGTGCTGCGGCACACGGCCACCGAGCTGGTGTTCCGCCTCCAGCACGACGAAACCACCCGCGCCATATTCCCCTTCGCCTTCGAGCTCGTTATCACCTACACCCTGCGCGATGCCGAGCTCACTGTGCGCTGGGACGTGCGCAACCCCGCCACCGATGCGCCATTGCTTTTCAGCATCGGGGCGCACCCGGCCGTACGGTGCCCCCTAAGCCCGGACGAAAAATTCGAGGATTACTACTTCGAGTTCGACCACCCCGTGACCCTGGAGCGCTACCTGCTGGCCGGCGGCCTGCTCACGGGCCAAACGGCCCCCGTGCTCATCCAGGCGCGCCAGCTACCGCTCACCTACAGCCTGTTTGCCGATGATGCGCTGGTTTTCAAGCACTACGATTTCTCCGGCCTCACGCTGCGTTCGCGCAAGTCGGCCCACTTCGTGCGCTTTCAGTTCGACGGCTTTCCCTACCTCGGCCTCTGGACCAAAGGCCCGGGGGCCAGTTTCGTGTGTGTCGAGCCCTGGCACGGCATCGCCAGCGCCGCCGGCAAGCCCGGCGAGCTCAGCGAGAAAGAAGGCATCCTGACCCTGGAGCCCGGCCAGGTTTTCACGGCCGCCTACACCATTGAGGTGGGCTAA
- a CDS encoding bacteriorhodopsin produces MQNLFLDIMRIPVDDPVAFTFFTGYMAMAAAAVFFLFERSTVADKWKTSLLISGMITGIAAVHYYYMRDYYVSTHETPIALRYIDWTLTVPLMVVEFYLLVRAAGAKISLLYKLIIAAVVMLVCGYIGEAFTDGSMGHSVLWGSLSTLGYLYILYSAWMGEVAKLAAASNSVAVQKGVRALAWFVLAGWAIYPIGYMAMPGGWLGPDGAGLLRPQDLDLLYNLADAVNKIGFGLVVYGIARSESAVKEAPAKAVSVA; encoded by the coding sequence ATGCAAAACCTGTTTCTAGACATCATGCGCATTCCCGTGGACGACCCGGTGGCATTCACGTTTTTTACGGGATATATGGCAATGGCTGCGGCGGCCGTATTTTTCCTCTTCGAGCGCAGTACTGTAGCCGATAAGTGGAAAACGTCTTTGCTGATTTCGGGAATGATTACCGGCATCGCGGCGGTGCACTACTACTACATGCGCGATTACTATGTGAGTACCCATGAGACTCCCATAGCCCTACGCTACATCGACTGGACGCTAACCGTGCCGTTGATGGTAGTAGAATTTTACCTGCTGGTGCGAGCCGCCGGGGCCAAAATATCGCTGCTCTACAAGCTGATTATAGCGGCCGTCGTCATGCTCGTATGCGGCTACATCGGCGAAGCTTTCACCGACGGCTCCATGGGTCACTCGGTGCTGTGGGGCTCGCTCTCGACGCTGGGCTACCTCTATATTCTGTACTCGGCCTGGATGGGCGAAGTGGCAAAACTGGCAGCAGCTTCCAACTCGGTAGCCGTGCAGAAGGGCGTGCGCGCCCTGGCGTGGTTCGTGCTGGCAGGCTGGGCCATTTACCCAATTGGCTACATGGCTATGCCCGGTGGCTGGCTCGGGCCCGATGGAGCCGGCTTGCTCCGTCCCCAGGACCTCGACCTGCTGTATAACCTTGCCGATGCCGTCAACAAAATCGGCTTTGGTCTGGTCGTGTACGGCATCGCCCGCAGCGAGTCGGCCGTGAAAGAGGCTCCTGCTAAGGCGGTTTCGGTCGCCTAG
- a CDS encoding YqjF family protein — protein MPDFPLPTSHAPSPHAPTLSDRLALRERPMGQPLLRQQWSDLLFLHWPVPAELLQPHLPPRLKIDTHDGMAWLAIVPFEMSKVRTRFTPPVPGTQQFLELNVRTYVHLDGVPGVWFFSLDATNALAVWVARAFFNLPYLRATMHMESPSAGLRQFTALRTHGGAPPASFRATWKIGAPLPPAEPGSLAFFLTERYALYTSNKAQTKLYRGRIAHTQWPLNTAQVLHLESTLIEGHGLPTCTGPPVVHAGGPVQVELWPMQRV, from the coding sequence ATGCCTGATTTTCCGCTGCCCACCAGCCACGCGCCTTCTCCCCACGCCCCCACCCTCTCGGACCGCCTGGCCCTGCGCGAGCGGCCCATGGGCCAGCCCCTGCTGCGCCAGCAGTGGAGCGACCTGCTGTTTCTGCACTGGCCCGTGCCGGCCGAGCTGCTGCAGCCGCACCTGCCGCCCCGCCTCAAAATTGACACCCACGATGGCATGGCCTGGCTGGCCATCGTGCCGTTTGAGATGAGCAAAGTGCGCACCCGCTTCACCCCGCCGGTGCCCGGCACGCAACAGTTTCTGGAGCTGAACGTGCGCACCTACGTGCATCTGGACGGGGTGCCGGGCGTGTGGTTTTTCTCGCTCGATGCCACCAATGCACTGGCCGTGTGGGTGGCACGCGCGTTTTTCAACCTGCCCTACCTGCGCGCCACCATGCACATGGAAAGCCCCAGCGCCGGGTTGCGGCAGTTCACGGCCCTGCGCACCCACGGCGGGGCCCCGCCCGCCAGCTTCCGCGCCACCTGGAAAATAGGGGCCCCGCTGCCACCCGCCGAGCCCGGCTCGCTGGCCTTTTTCCTCACCGAGCGGTATGCGCTCTACACCAGCAACAAGGCCCAAACCAAGCTGTACCGGGGCCGGATAGCGCACACGCAGTGGCCGCTCAACACGGCCCAGGTCCTGCACTTGGAGTCGACCCTGATTGAAGGCCACGGCCTGCCCACCTGCACGGGGCCGCCGGTGGTGCACGCCGGCGGCCCCGTGCAGGTGGAACTGTGGCCCATGCAGCGGGTGTAA
- a CDS encoding DUF2490 domain-containing protein, whose translation MKHLFRILPLALLSGTPALAQGGGAPMGWLKLSADLPLRGRWTLYSEVESRQSSAQLGTQQLGRLGLRLHIAPSFSLSTGYVLAANEFGPADGPRVPEHRFYQEVTLADMKGPVRASHRLRAEERWLRPLPEAAFRFAPRLRYQLRLVVPLHSGGLLPVGSAYVVGADELFASLGKQKGRSFLEENRASAGLGYRFSPLATIEMAYLHQTQSAGNLGFALARNAVQLSVAVAAPSHRSLVRL comes from the coding sequence GTGAAACACCTCTTCCGCATCTTGCCGCTGGCCTTGCTGTCTGGCACCCCTGCGCTGGCGCAGGGTGGCGGGGCTCCCATGGGCTGGCTGAAGCTCAGCGCCGACCTGCCGCTGCGGGGGCGCTGGACCCTGTACTCGGAAGTAGAGAGCCGCCAAAGCAGTGCCCAGCTGGGTACCCAGCAGCTGGGGCGGCTAGGGCTGCGCCTGCACATAGCACCCAGTTTCAGCCTGAGCACCGGCTACGTACTGGCGGCCAACGAATTTGGCCCGGCCGATGGTCCCAGAGTGCCCGAGCACCGCTTTTACCAGGAAGTAACCCTCGCCGATATGAAAGGGCCGGTGCGCGCCAGCCATCGCCTGCGGGCCGAAGAACGGTGGCTGCGCCCGCTGCCGGAAGCCGCCTTTCGGTTTGCGCCGCGCCTGCGCTACCAGCTCCGGCTGGTGGTGCCGCTGCATTCGGGTGGCCTGCTGCCCGTGGGAAGTGCCTACGTGGTAGGAGCCGATGAGCTTTTTGCCAGCCTGGGCAAGCAGAAAGGCCGCAGCTTTCTGGAAGAAAACCGCGCCAGCGCCGGCCTGGGCTACCGCTTCAGCCCACTGGCGACCATCGAGATGGCCTACCTGCACCAAACCCAGTCGGCGGGCAACCTGGGCTTCGCCCTGGCCCGCAACGCGGTGCAGCTCAGTGTGGCCGTGGCCGCTCCCAGCCACCGCTCGCTGGTGCGCCTATAG